In Pogoniulus pusillus isolate bPogPus1 chromosome 1, bPogPus1.pri, whole genome shotgun sequence, one DNA window encodes the following:
- the PSMC1 gene encoding 26S proteasome regulatory subunit 4, which yields MGQSQSGGHGPGGGKKDDKDKKKKYEPPVPTRVGKKKKKTKGPDAASKLPLVTPHTQCRLKLLKLERIKDYLLMEEEFIRNQEQMKPLEEKQEEERSKVDDLRGTPMSVGTLEEIIDDNHAIVSTSVGSEHYVSILSFVDKDLLEPGCSVLLNHKVHAVIGVLMDDTDPLVTVMKVEKAPQETYADIGGLDNQIQEIKESVELPLTHPEYYEEMGIKPPKGVILYGPPGTGKTLLAKAVANQTSATFLRVVGSELIQKYLGDGPKLVRELFRVAEEHAPSIVFIDEIDAIGTKRYDSNSGGEREIQRTMLELLNQLDGFDSRGDVKVIMATNRIETLDPALIRPGRIDRKIEFPLPDEKTKKRIFQIHTSRMTLADDVTLDELIMAKDDLSGADIKAICTEAGLMALRERRMKVTNEDFKKSKENVLYKKQEGTPEGLYL from the exons ATG GGTCAAAGTCAGAGCGGTGGACATGGTCCTGGTGGTGGGAAGAAGGATGACAAG GATAAGAAGAAGAAATATGAACCTCCAGTTCCAACGAGagtggggaaaaagaagaagaagacaaaGGGACCAGATGCTGCCAGCAAACTCCCCCTGG TGACTCCTCATACACAATGCAGACTCAAATTGTTGAAATTGGAGAGGATTAAGGATTACCTTCTAATGGAAGAAGAGTTTATCAGAAATCAAGAACAGATGAAACCTTTGGAAGAAAAACAAGAG GAAGAAAGGTCAAAGGTGGATGACCTGAGGGGAACACCAATGTCTGTGGGTACTTTGGAGGAGATCATTGATGACAACCATGCCATTGTATCCACATCAGTAGGATCAGAACACTATGTCAGTATCCTGTCTTTTGTGGACAAGGATCTGCtagagccaggctgctctgttcTACTAAATCACAAG GTTCATGCTGTGATAGGAGTTCTGATGGATGACACAGACCCTTTAGTTACAGTGATGAAAGTGGAGAAAGCTCCTCAAGAAACATACGCTGACATTGGTGGACTTGACAACCAGATTCAAGAAATCAAG GAGTCTGTGGAACTTCCTCTCACCCATCCTGAGTATTATGAAGAGATGGGTATAAAGCCACCCAAAGGAGTCATTCTCTATGGCCCACCTGGCACAG GTAAAACTTTACTAGCCAAAGCAGTGGCAAACCAAACTTCAGCAACCTTCCTGAGAGTGGTTGGCTCAGAACTCATACAGAAGTACTTGGGTGATGGTCCAAAACTTGTGCGCGAGCTGTTCCGTGTGGCTGAAGAGCATGCTCCATCCATTGTCTTCATTGATGAAATCGATGCCATTGGTACCAAGAG GTATGACTCAAATTCAGGTGGTGAGAGAGAGATTCAGCGCACAATGCTGGAGTTGCTTAACCAGCTGGATGGGTTTGACTCGCGAGGAGACGTTAAAGTTATCATGGCTACAAACAGAATAGAAACACTGGACCCAGCTTTAATTAGGCCAG GACGTATCGATAGGAAAATTGAGTTcccactgcctgatgagaagaCTAAGAAACGCATCTTTCAGATACACACAAGCAGAATGACGCTGGCAGATGATGTGACTTTGGATGAGCTGATTATGGCAAAAGATGATCTCAGTGGTGCAGACATTAAG gcAATTTGTACAGAAGCTGGGCTGATGGCTTTGAGGGAACGGCGAATGAAAGTAACAAATGAAGACTTCAAGAAGTCTAAAGAGAACGTTCTCTATAAGAAGCAGGAGGGAACCCCTGAGGGACTATATCTTTAA